A single genomic interval of Oncorhynchus tshawytscha isolate Ot180627B linkage group LG15, Otsh_v2.0, whole genome shotgun sequence harbors:
- the LOC112214394 gene encoding ADP-ribosylation factor 4: protein MGLTISSIFSRLFGKKQMRILMVGLDAAGKTTILYKLKLGEIVTTIPTIGFNVETVEYKNICFTVWDVGGQDKIRPLWRHYFQNTQGLIFVVDSNDRERVAESAEELSKMLQEDELREAVLLVFANKQDLPNAMAVSDLTDKLGLQSLRSRVWHVQATCATQGTGLYEGLDWLSNELSKR, encoded by the exons ATGGGGCTAACAATTTCGTCGATATTTTCCAGGCTTTTTGGCAAAAAACAGATGAGGATACTTATGG TTGGTTTGGACGCTGCTGGAAAGACCACTATTCTCTACAAACTGAAGCTGGGGGAGATTGTAACCACTATTCCAACCATTG GTTTTAACGTGGAGACTGTTGAGTACAAGAACATTTGCTTCACTGTGTGGGATGTGGGCGGTCAGGACAAGATCCGCCCCCTCTGGAGGCACTACTTCCAGAACACACAG GGCCTTATCTTCGTAGTGGACAgcaacgacagagagagagtagcagagtcGGCAGAAGAGCTGTCTAAAATG ctgcaggaggatgagtTGAGGGAGGCAGTGTTGCTGGTGTTTGCAAACAAACAGGACCTGCCCAACGCTATGGCAGTGAGCGACCTCACAGACAAACTGGGCCTGCAGAGCTTGCGCAGCAGAGTT TGGCATGTCCAGGCTACCTGTGCTACCCAGGGGACTGGGCTATACGAAGGACTGGACTGGTTATCCAACGAGCTGTCGAAACGCTAA
- the LOC112214396 gene encoding ragulator complex protein LAMTOR4, producing the protein MTTSTLTQGLERIPDQLGYLVISEDGVLASAGELENDEHTAGVIMQMMRTACRFRLQGAAEPPFKRMSVMLEDYVYTVTVSGQKVFVVKRQNNHREPVVV; encoded by the exons ATG ACTACTAGCACTCTGACACAGGGTCTGGAGAGGATCCCTGATCAACTGGGTTATTTGGTGATCAGTGAGGATGGCGTATTGGCG TCTGCAGGAGAGCTGGAGAATGATGAGCACACAGCGGGGGTCATAATGCAGATGATGCGGACAGCGTGCCGCTTCAGACTGCAGGGTGCTGCTGAGCCGCCCTTCAAACGCATGTCAG TCATGCTAGAGGACTATGTGTACACAGTGACCGTGTCTGGTCAGAAGGTATTTGTGGTGAAACGTCAAAACAACCATAGGGAACCTGTAGTGGTGTAG
- the LOC112214395 gene encoding V-type proton ATPase subunit F, with the protein MAGRGKLIAVIGDEDTCTGFLLGGIGELNKNRKPNFLVVEKETSIAEIEETFKSFLTRNDIGIILINQFIAEMIRHAIDQHMESIPAVLEIPSKEHPYDASKDSILRRAKGMFSAEDFR; encoded by the exons ATGGCAGGACGAGGTAAATTAATTGCCGTCATTGGTGATGAAGATACGTGTACCGGGTTCCTACTCGGTGGCATTGGCGAGCTGAATAAAAATCGTAAACCGAATTTCTTGGTGGTCGAAAAGGAGACCAGCATCGCAGAGATAGAGGAGACCTTCAA GAGTTTCCTGACTCGCAATGACATCGGCATCATCCTAATAAACCAGTTCATAGCAGAGATGATCCGTCACGCCATTGACCAGCACATGGAGTCCATCCCTGCCGTGCTGGAGATACCCTCCAAGGAGCACCCATACGACGCCTCCAAGGACTCCATCCTACGCAGGGCCAAGGGCATGTTCTCCGCTGAGGACTTCCGataa